Proteins encoded together in one Coffea arabica cultivar ET-39 chromosome 2c, Coffea Arabica ET-39 HiFi, whole genome shotgun sequence window:
- the LOC140034968 gene encoding uncharacterized protein isoform X1, which translates to MSMAIFQHVVTAPFARAVRFRTLTVACSTVTLPSLKKKAEASSKVDLQSQVLLGMSEQELQQLAVDFGQERYRGKQLHHLLYKRKVKEIQDFSQVPLAFRNELQEAGWRVGRSPVYKNVTASDGTIKLLIKLEDNRLVETVGIPVEDDKGSVRLTACVSSQVGCPLRCSFCATGKGGFARNLKRHEIVEQVLAIEDVFKHRVTNVVFMGMGEPMLNLKEVLEAHRCLNKDIQIGQRMITISTVGVPNTIKKLASHKLQSTLAISLHAPNQKLRESIVPSAKSYPLEAIMKDCRDYFLETSRRVSFEYTLLAGVNDTIEHALELAELLHEWGRSYHVNLIPFNPVEGSDYQRPYKKSTLAFAAALESRKITVSVRQTRGLDASAACGQLRNQFQKSPLLTGAEDQQSNSEIAVSC; encoded by the exons ATGTCAATGGCGATATTTCAGCACGTGGTCACAGCACCCTTTGCACGCGCCGTAAGGTTCCGTACCCTGACTGTCGCCTGTAGCACCGTAACTTTACCTTCTCTCAAGAAGAAGGCCGAGGCATCATCAAAAGTGGACTTGCAGTCGCAGGTTCTCCTCGGCATGTCTGAGCAAGAGCTTCAACAACTTGCCGTCGATTTCGGTCAG GAACGCTACAGAGGTAAACAATTGCACCATTTACTGTATAAAAGAAAAGTTAAAGAAATTCAAGACTTTAGTCAAG tgCCATTGGCATTCAGGAATGAGTTGCAGGAAGCAGGATGGAGAGTTGGGAGGTCACCAGTATATAAGAATGTTACGGCATCTGATGGCACCATTAAG TTACTGATAAAATTGGAGGACAACCGATTGGTTGAAACTGTTGGGATACCAGTGGAAGATGATAAAGGTTCAGTCAGGTTGACTGCATGTGTCTCATCCCAG GTAGGCTGTCCATTGCGCTGTTCCTTTTGTGCCACTGGCAAGGGGGGATTTGCAAGAAACCTTAAGAGGCATGAAATTGTAGAGCAG GTGTTGGCAATAGAAGATGTTTTCAAGCACAGGGTTACAAATGTCGTGTTTATGGGAATGGGTGAGCCGATGTTGAACCTTAAAGAAGTTCTTGAAGCACACCGTTGCCTGAATAAG GATATCCAAATTGGGCAGAGGATGATCACAATATCAACTGTTGGAGTtccaaatacaataaaaaagcTGGCTTCTCACAAGCTTCAATCGACGTTGGCTATTAG CTTACATGCTCCAAACCAGAAACTCCGCGAAAGTATAGTACCAAGTGCAAAGTCCTATCCTTTGGAAGCAATCATGAAGGATTGCAGGGACTATTTCCTTGAAACCAGTCGACGGGTGTCTTTCGAATACACACTTTTAG CTGGAGTCAATGACACCATTGAGCATGCGTTAGAGTTAGCAGAACTGCTTCATGAATGGGGTCGTAGTTACCATGTCAACCTGATACCGTTTAATCCAGTTGAAGGATCTGATTACCAGCGTCCATATAAAAAATCA ACTCTTGCATTTGCAGCCGCTCTGGAGTCCCGTAAAATAACCGTCAGTGTCCGGCAGACTCGAGGTCTTGATGCTAGTGCTGCATGTGGACAGCTGAGAAATCAGTTCCAAAAGAGCCCTCTGCTTACTGGTGCCGAGGACCAGCAATCAAACTCAGAGATTGCAGTTAGTTGTTGA
- the LOC140034968 gene encoding uncharacterized protein isoform X2 — MSMAIFQHVVTAPFARAVRFRTLTVACSTVTLPSLKKKAEASSKVDLQSQVLLGMSEQELQQLAVDFGQLLIKLEDNRLVETVGIPVEDDKGSVRLTACVSSQVGCPLRCSFCATGKGGFARNLKRHEIVEQVLAIEDVFKHRVTNVVFMGMGEPMLNLKEVLEAHRCLNKDIQIGQRMITISTVGVPNTIKKLASHKLQSTLAISLHAPNQKLRESIVPSAKSYPLEAIMKDCRDYFLETSRRVSFEYTLLAGVNDTIEHALELAELLHEWGRSYHVNLIPFNPVEGSDYQRPYKKSTLAFAAALESRKITVSVRQTRGLDASAACGQLRNQFQKSPLLTGAEDQQSNSEIAVSC, encoded by the exons ATGTCAATGGCGATATTTCAGCACGTGGTCACAGCACCCTTTGCACGCGCCGTAAGGTTCCGTACCCTGACTGTCGCCTGTAGCACCGTAACTTTACCTTCTCTCAAGAAGAAGGCCGAGGCATCATCAAAAGTGGACTTGCAGTCGCAGGTTCTCCTCGGCATGTCTGAGCAAGAGCTTCAACAACTTGCCGTCGATTTCGGTCAG TTACTGATAAAATTGGAGGACAACCGATTGGTTGAAACTGTTGGGATACCAGTGGAAGATGATAAAGGTTCAGTCAGGTTGACTGCATGTGTCTCATCCCAG GTAGGCTGTCCATTGCGCTGTTCCTTTTGTGCCACTGGCAAGGGGGGATTTGCAAGAAACCTTAAGAGGCATGAAATTGTAGAGCAG GTGTTGGCAATAGAAGATGTTTTCAAGCACAGGGTTACAAATGTCGTGTTTATGGGAATGGGTGAGCCGATGTTGAACCTTAAAGAAGTTCTTGAAGCACACCGTTGCCTGAATAAG GATATCCAAATTGGGCAGAGGATGATCACAATATCAACTGTTGGAGTtccaaatacaataaaaaagcTGGCTTCTCACAAGCTTCAATCGACGTTGGCTATTAG CTTACATGCTCCAAACCAGAAACTCCGCGAAAGTATAGTACCAAGTGCAAAGTCCTATCCTTTGGAAGCAATCATGAAGGATTGCAGGGACTATTTCCTTGAAACCAGTCGACGGGTGTCTTTCGAATACACACTTTTAG CTGGAGTCAATGACACCATTGAGCATGCGTTAGAGTTAGCAGAACTGCTTCATGAATGGGGTCGTAGTTACCATGTCAACCTGATACCGTTTAATCCAGTTGAAGGATCTGATTACCAGCGTCCATATAAAAAATCA ACTCTTGCATTTGCAGCCGCTCTGGAGTCCCGTAAAATAACCGTCAGTGTCCGGCAGACTCGAGGTCTTGATGCTAGTGCTGCATGTGGACAGCTGAGAAATCAGTTCCAAAAGAGCCCTCTGCTTACTGGTGCCGAGGACCAGCAATCAAACTCAGAGATTGCAGTTAGTTGTTGA